One region of Corvus cornix cornix isolate S_Up_H32 chromosome 14, ASM73873v5, whole genome shotgun sequence genomic DNA includes:
- the LOC109143606 gene encoding decreased expression in renal and prostate cancer protein-like: MASAPRPARPPARHSAAPGAAAQGHRGLNRWDRAAGTEPRAPSRWDRADGTEPMGPSRWDRANGTEPMGPSPGHRADGTELMGPSRGDRAPGTEPMGPNRWDRAPGTEPRADGTEPRAPSRRSAGRGPGAAALVWRAQPRPDSVTRSPRCFRFPRALDTLEGSEQPSVLLCPVRPGAGEMLRPLPCLPDSRRCRGVEGPAKPETL; this comes from the coding sequence ATGGCGTCAGCGCCGCGCCcggcccgcccgcccgcccggcaCAGCGCCGCGCCCGGAGCGGCGGCCCAAGGGCACCGGGGGCTGAACCGATGGGACCGAGCCGCGGGCACCGAGCCCCGGGCACCGAGCCGATGGGACCGAGCTGATGGGACCGAGCCGATGGGACCGAGCCGATGGGACCGAGCCAATGGGACCGAGCCGATGGGACCGAGCCCCGGGCACCGAGCCGATGGGACCGAGCTGATGGGACCGAGCCGCGGGGACCGAGCCCCGGGCACCGAGCCGATGGGACCGAACCGATGGGACCGCGCCCCGGGCACCGAGCCCCGGGCCGATGGGACCGAGCCGCGGGCACCGAGCCGCCGGAGCGCCGGCCgcgggcccggggcggcggcACTCGTGTGGCGGGCTCAGCCGCGGCCAGACTCGGTCACTCGCAGTCCTCGATGCTTTCGCTTCCCCCGAGCTCTGGACACGCTGGAGGGGAGCGAGCAGCCCTCGGTCCTGCTCTGCCCCGTGCGCCCCGGGGCCGGAGAGATGCTTCGGccacttccctgcctgcccGACTCCCGAAGGTGTCGCGGCGTAGAGGGACCAGCTAAACCAGAAACTCTTTGA